In Alkaliphilus flagellatus, one DNA window encodes the following:
- a CDS encoding YitT family protein encodes MKNKKYSTFIEYVGITVGCALMAVGIVFFLQPNTIAPGGVTGIGVVVQKLIGVPIDVTNLVINIPLFISGVILLGGAFGMKTAYATVMLSGFIRFFIIMSGDSHVVTNDLLLSAIYGGVIMGAGIGLVFRSGGTTGGTDLAGAILNKYFPNLSIAKLMMILDLMVVVAAGLVVKNVEISLYSIIALYILVQMADFIVEGLSYSKAFYIISNHSDKIGKKINSELDRGVTALQGRGFYTGAEKDVLLCVVNRAQVAKLKKLVYEIDEKAFIMVTTIHEVLGEGFKEVKK; translated from the coding sequence ATGAAAAATAAAAAATATAGTACCTTTATTGAATATGTAGGTATAACCGTTGGTTGTGCTTTAATGGCAGTAGGAATAGTTTTTTTCCTTCAACCAAATACAATAGCACCTGGAGGAGTAACGGGAATTGGAGTTGTCGTACAAAAGCTAATAGGGGTGCCGATTGATGTAACTAACCTGGTTATTAACATTCCCCTATTTATTTCAGGAGTAATTTTACTCGGTGGTGCATTTGGTATGAAAACTGCATACGCGACAGTTATGCTTTCTGGATTTATAAGGTTTTTTATTATTATGTCGGGGGATAGTCATGTAGTAACTAATGATCTATTACTATCTGCTATATATGGTGGAGTAATTATGGGAGCAGGAATTGGCTTGGTATTTAGGTCTGGTGGAACAACAGGAGGTACTGACTTAGCAGGTGCAATATTAAATAAATATTTCCCTAACCTTAGCATAGCAAAGTTAATGATGATTTTGGACCTAATGGTCGTTGTAGCAGCAGGACTTGTTGTAAAAAATGTAGAAATATCTTTATACTCTATTATAGCTTTATATATACTGGTGCAAATGGCAGATTTTATAGTAGAAGGATTAAGTTACTCAAAGGCATTTTACATTATTTCGAACCATTCTGATAAAATTGGTAAAAAAATAAATTCTGAGTTAGATAGAGGAGTTACTGCACTACAGGGAAGAGGTTTTTACACTGGAGCAGAAAAAGATGTTCTTTTATGTGTAGTCAATCGTGCTCAAGTAGCAAAGTTAAAAAAGCTTGTTTATGAAATAGATGAAAAAGCCTTTATAATGGTAACTACAATTCATGAAGTGCTAGGCGAAGGCTTTAAAGAAGTAAAAAAATAA
- a CDS encoding transketolase: MGKSIQELKQIANDIRKDIIEMLAESGSGHPGGSLSATDILTVLYFNEMNVDPNNSKWEDRDRFVLSKGHAAPVLYATLAKKGFFPKEELMKLRKIDAMLQGHPDMKGTPGVDMSTGSLGQGFSASCGMAMAAKIDKKDYRVYTLLGDGELQEGLVWEAAMLAAHYKLDNLTAIIDYNGLQIDGKTDEVLSVNPVTDKFKAFGWNVMEMDGHSIEEIIESIAKAKEIKDAPTVIVAKTIKGKGVSFMEDKAEWHGNAPKEDQKVQALKELGGEI; encoded by the coding sequence TTGGGCAAAAGTATACAAGAACTGAAACAAATAGCTAATGATATTAGAAAAGATATCATTGAAATGCTTGCAGAGTCAGGCTCAGGGCATCCAGGAGGATCTCTTTCAGCAACAGATATTTTAACTGTATTATATTTTAATGAGATGAACGTTGATCCTAATAACTCAAAATGGGAAGATAGAGACCGTTTTGTACTATCTAAGGGACACGCCGCACCAGTGCTTTATGCTACATTAGCAAAGAAAGGATTTTTTCCTAAGGAAGAGCTAATGAAGCTTAGAAAAATAGATGCTATGCTTCAAGGTCACCCTGATATGAAGGGAACACCAGGAGTTGATATGTCTACAGGCTCCTTAGGCCAAGGCTTCTCAGCATCATGTGGTATGGCAATGGCTGCGAAAATAGATAAAAAAGATTATAGAGTATATACGCTTCTAGGAGATGGAGAGCTTCAAGAAGGACTTGTTTGGGAGGCAGCTATGCTAGCGGCTCACTATAAGCTAGATAATTTAACTGCAATTATAGACTATAATGGTCTTCAAATAGATGGAAAAACTGATGAAGTTCTTTCAGTCAATCCTGTTACTGATAAGTTTAAGGCTTTTGGATGGAATGTCATGGAGATGGATGGACATTCCATTGAAGAGATAATTGAATCTATTGCAAAGGCTAAGGAAATAAAGGATGCTCCAACGGTTATTGTAGCTAAAACAATAAAAGGTAAGGGAGTTTCATTTATGGAAGATAAGGCAGAATGGCATGGAAATGCTCCTAAAGAAGATCAGAAAGTACAGGCTTTAAAGGAACTTGGAGGTGAAATATAA